From a region of the Flavobacterium sediminilitoris genome:
- a CDS encoding fibronectin type III domain-containing protein encodes MKFLKIYTIIFLFLGVYSYSQVDTIYRAPNVYAKGKVSNNKILLKWSVDDPVLWKKSLKTGYSVQRTTVLRDGNPIMKDETVILHEKLLPLPLAQWEKIAEKDSTVLIVAQAIYGEDFEVERKGTNLETMMLLNDENNQRFAFAIMGTEQSFLAAKTAGWGLEDTTAKPNEKYVYTITLLGVVGDLHASVYIGLQDKTDTTPPLKPEAIFGNNTVMIIWDFEAQQNLYSSYHLERATDGKNFKRLNKAPIFSWESKSKLISYTDNLEENGKLYYYRILGIDTFGEVSAPSEVISGKGINILEFSPQITAKGVIAEEEVNIEWNFLEEGESKISGFNVLQGDTEDGQFQVVKQNILPQSRKDIVKTKLKPSNYFKIQAVAKEGGYRDSFPVLVQPVDSIPPLPPIQLEGKIDSLGVVSLKWKQNSEIDLQGYKVFRGYTPTEEFSQVTRAVWMNNSYRDSINAKALNKKVYYKVIAIDNRYNESGFSEIVEIKKIDLIPPSSPVIKDYLFEEKSIKITFIQSSSDDVVKHKIYRRSEKEQDWMVIKEIDSRKITDFTDTDLETKVEYYYTIVAIDDAGNESDPSEPLIASPMMPLVKPAIRSFDFHVDRNNKRIELFWSTKEKELYEYQLYKRKKDGEYILFKIIQPKKDKMSYIDTNINPGNVYEYAIRAVFKDGAFSNFKEIIVTY; translated from the coding sequence ATGAAATTTTTAAAAATATATACAATCATTTTCCTCTTTTTAGGGGTATATAGTTACTCACAAGTAGATACTATTTATCGTGCTCCAAACGTATATGCTAAAGGAAAAGTGAGCAATAATAAAATTTTATTGAAATGGTCTGTAGATGATCCAGTTTTGTGGAAAAAATCGTTAAAGACAGGATATAGTGTACAGCGCACAACGGTTTTAAGAGATGGCAATCCAATAATGAAAGATGAAACAGTTATACTTCATGAAAAATTATTGCCTTTGCCTTTAGCACAATGGGAAAAAATTGCAGAAAAAGACAGTACTGTGTTAATTGTTGCTCAAGCGATTTATGGAGAAGATTTCGAGGTGGAAAGAAAAGGGACTAACCTTGAAACAATGATGTTGTTAAATGATGAGAATAATCAACGTTTTGCTTTTGCAATAATGGGTACTGAACAATCTTTTCTAGCGGCGAAAACTGCGGGTTGGGGTTTAGAAGATACCACTGCAAAACCCAATGAAAAATATGTTTATACCATAACCTTGCTTGGAGTAGTTGGAGATTTACACGCATCTGTATATATTGGATTACAAGATAAAACAGATACAACACCTCCGTTGAAACCCGAAGCTATTTTTGGAAACAATACAGTGATGATTATTTGGGATTTTGAAGCACAACAAAATTTATATTCTTCTTATCATTTGGAAAGAGCAACAGATGGGAAAAATTTCAAAAGATTAAATAAAGCACCCATTTTTTCTTGGGAAAGTAAAAGTAAACTCATTTCCTATACTGATAATTTAGAAGAAAACGGAAAACTGTATTATTATCGTATTTTAGGTATAGATACCTTTGGAGAGGTAAGTGCACCTTCTGAGGTTATTTCTGGAAAAGGAATTAATATTTTAGAATTTTCTCCTCAAATTACTGCTAAAGGAGTTATTGCAGAAGAGGAAGTTAATATTGAATGGAATTTTTTAGAAGAAGGAGAATCTAAAATTTCTGGTTTTAATGTTTTGCAAGGAGATACTGAAGACGGACAATTTCAAGTGGTAAAACAAAATATATTACCACAATCTAGAAAAGATATTGTAAAGACTAAATTAAAACCGTCAAATTATTTTAAAATTCAAGCAGTTGCAAAAGAAGGAGGATACAGAGATTCTTTTCCAGTATTAGTGCAACCGGTTGACTCAATACCTCCGCTTCCTCCAATTCAATTAGAAGGGAAAATAGATTCATTAGGAGTAGTCTCATTAAAATGGAAACAAAATAGCGAAATTGATCTACAAGGTTATAAAGTATTTAGAGGTTATACTCCAACAGAAGAGTTCTCACAAGTAACAAGAGCAGTTTGGATGAATAACTCTTATAGAGATTCTATTAATGCGAAAGCGTTAAACAAAAAAGTATACTATAAAGTTATTGCAATAGATAATAGATACAATGAATCAGGATTTTCGGAAATAGTAGAAATAAAGAAAATAGATTTAATTCCACCATCTTCACCAGTTATTAAAGATTATTTATTTGAAGAGAAGAGTATAAAAATAACGTTCATTCAAAGTAGTTCCGATGATGTAGTAAAACATAAAATCTACAGAAGATCAGAAAAAGAACAAGACTGGATGGTTATAAAAGAGATAGATTCTAGAAAGATTACCGATTTTACAGATACAGATTTGGAAACCAAAGTAGAGTATTATTATACTATAGTTGCCATTGACGATGCTGGAAATGAAAGTGACCCTTCAGAACCTTTAATCGCATCGCCAATGATGCCTTTAGTAAAACCAGCAATAAGATCATTTGATTTTCATGTAGACAGAAATAATAAAAGGATCGAGCTGTTTTGGTCAACCAAAGAAAAAGAACTCTACGAATATCAGCTCTATAAAAGGAAAAAAGACGGTGAATATATTCTATTCAAAATTATTCAGCCTAAAAAAGATAAAATGAGCTATATAGATACAAATATCAACCCAGGGAATGTTTACGAATATGCCATTAGAGCAGTGTTCAAAGATGGAGCATTCAGTAATTTTAAGGAAATAATTGTAACGTATTAA
- a CDS encoding fibronectin type III domain-containing protein — protein MINSTYKKANRLFYTLVLVCLVQLGWAQIYPVQVNSNVIPPYLSSVAKYSTTTDQKYLVNIFTSDLNVVNRQVRLKLYIQGNGIQAQSTPVVVGASPLFINGGESLQLNNLDLAPYFELQNLQGINPLQYSGVLPQGNYSFCIEVYDFITNQPISQKSCTFFYFIYNDPPFLNLPFNHEVIHFQDPQNIIFTWTPRHINATNIEYEFVLIELLDNQAPSNYAFMVGAPIWQTITNNTILHYDFTLPQLTLGKKYAWRVKAVSQPGFGEDAVFNNNGYSEIFDFVYAGNCNAPEFVIAQSVSARQAKIMWQNNPNHLSYIVQYRKLGTEIWFNAPVANNEAQLFDLEPSTTYEFQVGGTCLGDVTTFSAINQFTQPETNVAVIDCGIAPTIDLANVTLYSEALAEDMVFMAADFAVHINEVEGVGTYTGKGWTRLPYLTNIKIAVEFENIKLNSELQLVDGEVRAQYDPEWSNILDVNEVIDVVENVLDNFQESNDTHNHTVNYVIGDVNNIVVEDGKILVTNPDTGMVSNIFDFDQGETTTITDSEGSVYTVDPNGNVSFQGQGVGIANASNTENLNSKGEVIALSNVGAKVVFSRNDQSVAFDDSSANYSGAPNKLAAEYKTIKDGSGNDYPFYYKGIINKEDGKVSYDYVTAKITITDTLIEAKNIVFNVKGIKVNAIDSTTVGNVVTKTLKVPAFTTEGDNELLALVKTDSLKQKVVGAMMVVPIKDIGTVNINLVPVNGATITQADIQAIKNIYGGAGVTLNITTLPAHTDGITTLECGNSGWIANYTNEQNAFIDRFKATTTINNNAYYLFVTKDITPSRPLSGFMPLHRQFGFVFTGQTGTGEIKQTNGSGLATVIAHELGHGAFELEHPWEKYDYDKNAYATNWLMDYASGTKLPYRHWQQISHPKTKLYLFQSDESGEQVTDELLAARFIESIRGYTYNNNSISSNSPTSNGTLNDVISLNEILINASNFEDSNFHLIGQKITTIDNHELFFDLKISEFNNKTINFNNLVSELKINKFNSPDGSETRYYYPYNNNISSQESTSLTSIAPNYSILKGVLFVVPNQKVNVFEENVLNFNSNVSKQQNWIEKINTAIVNKDYSTIQKIPVIALSYTNINARISLFEDIAKQKLTTTNGFISRLFSGNIDKEIIYVSLLKSIIDDQTNEENNDLFNSFISKDYKKIYDQIDDEQTKLKLYKAVAKLVSKSQQENVYNKFLSIFNDSNFEDQNSELLASILMGIDDYKIDETKVNILNIINSQNDFSGIKNRYHNLTGLDQEYFNYYLTKWAIAYYSSEYLNIKNNYQSYLDNGGIMEGADLTNPNFQYLKRDFFKLDYLGIGAMCPSQLDCSYLQHYSSSFNPNKDYFFSFGYKKYNPQIQKSNDVIYYKTGKPFSDFVCIYFNEDYNYLNIKKGKLIVAPLFWAENFANKHNDKIAGQTLTVALEGAALISIPFTAGQSVTVVEAGLMIITGTSAIAVELYENELLGVEGGKEFKDAVTAINILTGSGIAIRSITRGISFEVKIDDFRNFIKTTSSQNIENLKNSLANVIKNSIKVGSRIKNFNIEELKALVYELDLKKAFRSSLNNTYCKVKNNVLATIVSANIEYEIATLRYLDGLQSKNLYLASKEGIQIIQNVNGYQKIGELENVFITENNLVKNKNVSIYLKENKIFLYLDEVVNQAGKITTAAELKAFLNTVDETTTIAQLEQKGIKSLFRGTTRSKADNTLFPGNPNSQAFGISTSTDPIKATIFSIESATSNGAYKGVLQIGLPNDLKNIVLSAPNYRVGLELEVILKTPADNFANLSKVEISVEDARKLVKEVYGVDLPARITTQTDSRYLLETIPESSLEKAYEFYQKAFKYNIK, from the coding sequence ATGATAAATAGTACATACAAAAAAGCAAATCGACTATTCTATACTCTAGTATTAGTATGTTTAGTGCAATTAGGTTGGGCACAAATTTATCCTGTTCAGGTTAACAGTAATGTAATTCCTCCCTATTTATCATCTGTAGCAAAATACAGCACAACAACCGATCAAAAATATTTAGTCAATATTTTCACAAGCGATTTGAATGTGGTAAACAGGCAAGTCCGATTGAAACTATACATTCAAGGAAACGGCATTCAAGCGCAATCCACACCTGTTGTTGTTGGTGCTTCACCTTTATTCATAAACGGAGGAGAATCATTACAATTAAATAATTTAGACTTAGCGCCCTATTTTGAATTGCAAAACCTGCAAGGCATCAATCCATTGCAATATAGTGGTGTTCTTCCGCAAGGCAATTATAGTTTCTGTATAGAAGTCTATGATTTTATAACCAATCAACCTATCTCTCAAAAATCATGCACGTTTTTCTATTTCATTTATAATGATCCTCCTTTCTTAAACCTTCCTTTCAATCACGAAGTAATACATTTCCAAGACCCGCAAAACATCATTTTCACTTGGACACCAAGACACATCAATGCCACAAATATAGAGTATGAGTTCGTTTTAATTGAACTATTAGACAACCAAGCCCCGTCAAACTATGCTTTTATGGTGGGTGCTCCTATTTGGCAGACAATTACGAATAACACTATTCTTCATTATGATTTCACCTTACCGCAATTAACCTTAGGTAAAAAATATGCTTGGCGAGTAAAAGCAGTAAGCCAACCGGGTTTTGGAGAAGACGCTGTTTTCAATAACAATGGCTATAGCGAAATATTCGATTTTGTATATGCAGGAAATTGTAATGCACCAGAATTTGTAATAGCACAGTCTGTTTCTGCCCGACAAGCCAAAATTATGTGGCAGAACAATCCAAATCATCTGTCCTATATCGTGCAATATAGAAAACTTGGAACAGAAATTTGGTTTAATGCACCAGTAGCCAATAATGAAGCACAACTATTCGATTTAGAGCCGAGTACTACCTATGAATTTCAAGTAGGAGGTACTTGCTTAGGCGATGTAACTACTTTTTCTGCCATTAATCAATTTACACAACCAGAAACGAATGTGGCTGTAATTGATTGTGGTATAGCACCCACAATCGATTTAGCGAATGTTACACTCTATTCTGAAGCATTAGCAGAAGACATGGTTTTCATGGCTGCCGATTTTGCAGTACATATTAATGAAGTTGAAGGAGTAGGAACCTATACAGGGAAAGGATGGACACGATTACCTTATTTAACCAATATTAAAATAGCGGTAGAGTTTGAAAACATCAAACTAAATTCCGAATTGCAATTAGTCGATGGAGAAGTAAGAGCACAGTATGACCCTGAGTGGAGTAATATTTTAGATGTTAACGAAGTAATCGATGTGGTTGAAAACGTTTTAGATAACTTTCAAGAGTCGAATGATACACACAACCATACCGTAAATTATGTAATTGGAGATGTAAATAATATTGTAGTAGAAGATGGAAAAATACTAGTTACCAATCCAGACACAGGAATGGTGTCTAATATTTTCGATTTCGATCAAGGAGAAACAACGACTATTACAGATAGCGAAGGAAGTGTGTACACTGTAGATCCAAATGGGAATGTATCGTTTCAAGGACAAGGTGTAGGAATTGCAAATGCTTCTAATACAGAAAACCTAAATAGTAAAGGAGAAGTTATAGCACTATCAAACGTAGGAGCAAAAGTAGTTTTTAGTCGTAACGATCAAAGTGTCGCTTTTGACGATTCGAGTGCCAACTATTCGGGTGCTCCAAACAAATTAGCAGCAGAATACAAAACAATTAAAGACGGTTCAGGAAACGATTATCCTTTCTACTACAAAGGAATCATTAACAAAGAAGACGGAAAAGTAAGCTACGATTATGTAACTGCAAAAATCACCATTACCGATACTTTAATAGAAGCAAAAAACATTGTTTTTAATGTTAAAGGAATAAAAGTAAATGCAATAGACAGTACTACAGTAGGTAATGTAGTCACTAAAACTTTAAAAGTACCTGCGTTTACAACAGAGGGAGATAATGAATTGTTAGCCTTAGTAAAAACCGATTCCTTAAAACAAAAAGTAGTGGGTGCCATGATGGTAGTACCTATAAAAGACATCGGTACAGTAAACATAAACCTAGTACCTGTAAATGGAGCAACCATTACACAAGCAGACATCCAAGCGATAAAGAATATATATGGCGGAGCAGGAGTTACTTTAAATATAACGACACTTCCAGCCCATACCGATGGGATTACAACCCTAGAATGTGGCAACAGTGGTTGGATTGCCAATTACACCAACGAACAAAATGCTTTTATAGATAGGTTTAAAGCAACAACAACAATAAATAACAATGCCTATTACCTTTTTGTTACCAAAGATATTACCCCTTCAAGACCATTATCAGGGTTCATGCCATTACACCGCCAATTTGGTTTTGTCTTCACAGGGCAAACAGGAACTGGAGAAATAAAACAAACTAACGGTTCTGGTTTAGCAACAGTAATTGCGCACGAACTAGGACATGGTGCTTTCGAACTAGAACACCCTTGGGAAAAATACGATTACGATAAAAATGCTTATGCAACCAATTGGTTAATGGATTATGCTAGCGGTACAAAATTACCCTATAGACATTGGCAACAAATCAGCCACCCAAAAACGAAGTTGTATTTGTTTCAGAGTGATGAGAGTGGGGAGCAAGTTACAGATGAATTACTTGCAGCTCGCTTTATTGAATCAATAAGAGGCTATACCTACAATAATAATTCAATTTCTTCAAATTCACCTACATCAAATGGCACATTGAATGATGTTATATCATTAAATGAAATATTAATTAATGCAAGTAATTTTGAAGATTCAAATTTTCATCTAATTGGTCAAAAAATAACAACAATTGATAATCATGAGCTATTTTTTGATTTGAAAATTTCGGAGTTTAATAATAAGACTATTAATTTTAATAATTTAGTTAGTGAGCTAAAAATTAATAAATTTAATTCACCTGATGGAAGTGAAACGCGCTATTATTATCCATATAACAATAATATTTCTTCACAAGAAAGTACATCATTAACATCTATTGCACCTAATTATAGTATTTTAAAAGGTGTATTGTTTGTAGTGCCTAATCAAAAAGTTAATGTTTTTGAAGAGAATGTATTGAATTTTAATTCAAATGTTTCAAAACAACAAAATTGGATAGAAAAGATAAATACTGCAATTGTAAATAAAGATTATAGTACTATCCAAAAAATACCAGTAATAGCGCTTTCTTATACAAATATAAATGCAAGAATTAGTTTGTTTGAAGATATTGCAAAACAAAAATTAACCACAACAAATGGTTTTATAAGTAGGTTGTTTAGTGGAAATATAGACAAAGAAATAATTTATGTTTCCTTATTGAAATCCATTATCGATGACCAAACAAACGAAGAAAATAATGACCTTTTTAACTCTTTTATTAGTAAAGATTATAAAAAGATATATGATCAAATTGATGATGAACAAACTAAATTAAAACTTTATAAAGCTGTTGCAAAATTAGTATCAAAATCGCAACAAGAAAATGTTTATAACAAATTCTTATCGATTTTTAACGATAGTAATTTTGAAGACCAAAATAGCGAATTATTAGCTTCTATCCTTATGGGAATAGATGATTACAAAATAGACGAAACAAAAGTAAATATTTTAAACATTATAAATTCACAAAATGATTTTAGTGGTATTAAAAATAGGTATCATAATTTAACAGGTTTAGATCAAGAATATTTCAATTATTATTTAACTAAATGGGCAATAGCATATTATAGTTCAGAATATCTAAACATCAAAAATAATTATCAAAGTTACTTAGATAATGGAGGAATAATGGAAGGTGCAGACCTTACAAATCCTAATTTCCAATATTTAAAAAGGGATTTTTTTAAGTTAGATTATTTAGGTATAGGCGCTATGTGTCCTAGCCAGTTAGATTGTAGCTATTTACAGCATTATAGTAGCTCTTTCAATCCTAATAAAGATTATTTTTTTAGTTTTGGTTATAAAAAATATAATCCTCAAATTCAAAAAAGTAATGATGTTATTTATTACAAAACAGGAAAACCTTTTTCAGATTTTGTTTGTATATACTTTAATGAAGATTATAATTATCTAAATATTAAGAAAGGCAAACTAATAGTAGCTCCATTATTTTGGGCTGAAAATTTTGCAAATAAACATAATGATAAAATTGCTGGACAAACATTAACTGTAGCTTTAGAAGGTGCAGCACTAATTTCAATTCCATTTACAGCAGGACAAAGTGTAACGGTTGTAGAGGCAGGTTTAATGATAATTACTGGAACAAGTGCAATAGCTGTAGAACTATATGAAAATGAATTATTAGGGGTTGAGGGCGGAAAAGAATTTAAAGATGCAGTAACAGCAATAAATATTCTTACAGGTTCAGGAATAGCCATTCGATCTATTACTAGAGGTATTAGTTTTGAAGTTAAAATTGATGATTTTAGAAATTTTATAAAAACAACTAGTTCCCAAAATATTGAAAATTTAAAGAACAGTTTAGCAAATGTTATCAAAAATTCAATAAAAGTAGGTAGTAGAATAAAGAATTTCAATATTGAAGAACTAAAAGCATTAGTCTATGAATTAGATTTAAAGAAAGCATTTCGCAGTAGTTTAAATAACACATATTGCAAAGTTAAAAATAATGTATTGGCTACAATTGTAAGTGCAAATATAGAATATGAAATTGCAACATTACGATATTTAGATGGTTTGCAAAGTAAAAATTTATATTTAGCTTCAAAAGAAGGAATACAAATCATTCAAAATGTAAACGGTTATCAAAAAATAGGGGAGTTAGAAAATGTTTTTATAACCGAAAATAATCTTGTAAAAAATAAAAATGTATCCATTTATCTTAAAGAAAATAAAATATTCTTATATTTGGATGAAGTTGTTAATCAGGCAGGGAAGATTACTACAGCCGCTGAACTTAAAGCATTTTTAAATACAGTTGATGAGACAACTACCATTGCTCAACTTGAACAAAAAGGTATAAAATCATTATTTAGAGGTACAACTAGAAGTAAAGCCGATAATACATTATTTCCTGGTAATCCAAATTCACAAGCATTTGGTATTTCAACTTCGACAGATCCAATAAAGGCAACTATATTTTCAATAGAAAGTGCAACAAGTAATGGTGCTTATAAAGGAGTTTTACAAATTGGATTGCCAAATGACTTGAAAAACATTGTTCTTTCTGCTCCTAATTATAGAGTGGGGTTGGAATTAGAAGTGATACTTAAAACACCTGCGGATAATTTTGCAAATTTATCTAAAGTAGAAATTTCAGTAGAAGATGCTAGAAAATTAGTAAAAGAGGTATATGGAGTAGACTTGCCAGCAAGAATAACCACACAAACAGATTCAAGATATTTATTAGAGACAATACCTGAGTCAAGTTTAGAAAAAGCGTACGAATTTTATCAAAAAGCATTTAAGTATAATATTAAATAA
- a CDS encoding PKD domain-containing protein, giving the protein MLKNKIRHISFFILILLCSCLKEEMLVAKADFVIEETITPNGKIAKFINLSTGGEAFEWTFENGSPATSNDFNPGEVSFMQSGTHTIQLKVSNKDGSVSTIEKQIVIETSPTTDFNYEILINNYAPAEIQLTNLSQNIASYNWSFTSGVPVNSTDAQPTNVIFSTPGQHTITLNTVGTNNEVGQKTITFDVLPELNADFDYTVLPIDNDYNAPVKVFIQNNTISATSYSWEVIGANPSNTTAENPSFVFNSQGNYQIKLTAINGKQTQTVIKNIQVLAYTNLSIQNDVKFGINTAQNTLGCYYSTVEKTMYKSNQIDSNNGSLIDIVFFGLGSTFSSNVFVSPTNTNAFGLATIPNATATTYTNKQENCSCTVVTENQFNAMTSDAFLQTLSITNETTSFNNGVLPRIIPFATADGRKGLLKVKSFVNDGANSYVLVDIKVQKSL; this is encoded by the coding sequence ATGTTAAAAAATAAAATAAGACATATTTCTTTCTTCATTCTAATTCTTCTTTGTAGTTGCTTAAAAGAAGAAATGCTAGTTGCAAAGGCAGATTTTGTTATAGAGGAAACAATAACGCCAAACGGTAAAATAGCAAAGTTCATCAACCTATCAACAGGAGGAGAGGCCTTTGAATGGACATTTGAAAATGGTTCGCCAGCAACATCGAACGATTTTAATCCAGGAGAAGTGAGCTTTATGCAATCAGGAACACATACAATACAATTAAAAGTATCAAACAAAGATGGTTCGGTTTCAACAATTGAAAAACAAATTGTTATAGAAACAAGCCCTACTACCGATTTTAATTATGAAATCTTAATCAATAATTATGCACCAGCAGAAATACAATTAACAAATTTATCGCAAAATATAGCGTCCTATAATTGGTCGTTCACATCAGGTGTGCCTGTAAATAGTACCGATGCACAACCTACCAATGTAATTTTTAGTACGCCAGGTCAACATACAATAACTTTAAACACTGTTGGCACAAACAATGAAGTGGGGCAAAAAACAATAACATTTGATGTATTACCAGAATTGAATGCCGACTTTGATTATACTGTCCTTCCAATAGACAATGATTATAATGCACCCGTTAAAGTTTTTATTCAAAACAATACGATAAGTGCAACTTCCTACTCATGGGAAGTAATTGGAGCCAATCCTTCAAATACTACAGCAGAAAATCCTAGCTTTGTTTTCAATAGTCAAGGAAACTACCAAATCAAATTAACGGCTATAAATGGCAAACAAACGCAAACGGTTATAAAGAACATTCAAGTTTTAGCATATACGAACCTAAGTATTCAAAATGATGTAAAATTCGGAATCAATACTGCTCAAAACACGCTTGGATGTTATTATTCTACTGTAGAAAAAACAATGTATAAGAGCAATCAAATAGATTCTAATAACGGATCTTTAATAGATATTGTCTTCTTTGGTTTAGGAAGCACTTTTTCTTCAAACGTGTTTGTATCTCCAACCAATACAAATGCTTTTGGTTTAGCAACAATTCCTAATGCTACAGCAACAACCTATACAAATAAACAAGAAAATTGTAGTTGTACAGTGGTCACAGAAAATCAATTTAATGCCATGACAAGTGATGCTTTTCTACAAACATTATCAATTACAAATGAAACAACTTCTTTTAATAATGGAGTATTACCTAGAATTATTCCCTTTGCAACAGCCGATGGAAGAAAAGGACTACTCAAAGTGAAATCATTTGTGAATGACGGAGCCAATTCCTATGTGTTGGTCGATATTAAAGTTCAAAAAAGCCTATAA